A section of the Prevotella melaninogenica genome encodes:
- the mtaB gene encoding tRNA (N(6)-L-threonylcarbamoyladenosine(37)-C(2))-methylthiotransferase MtaB: MIDTAAFQGKTAKFYTLGCKLNFSETSTFARTLYNMGVREAKKTEQADICLINTCSVTEVADHKCRQIIHRMVRQNPGAFVIVTGCYAQLESATVAKIEGVDLVLGSNEKADLVQYLSDAWNKVDTDKNKETSEGEYHSVKTKDIKSFQASCSRGNRTRYFLKVQDGCNYFCTYCTIPFARGFSRNPTIQSLVAQAEEAAREGGKEIVLTGVNIGDFGKTTGESFLDLVKALDKVEGIQRFRISSLEPDLIDDELIAYCAESRAFMPHFHIPLQSGSDEVLELMHRRYDTALFARKIKLIKEKMPDAFIGVDVMVGSRGERPEYFEDCYNFLDSLPVTQLHVFPYSERPGTAALSIPYVVDDREKKHRAHKLLKLSDEKTRAFYAEHIGQEADVLFEKAARGKAMHGFTDNYIRVELSPDQAKEEYDNQILRVRLGEFNFDQSSLKAELL; this comes from the coding sequence ATGATAGATACAGCAGCATTTCAAGGCAAGACAGCCAAGTTCTATACTTTGGGTTGTAAACTCAACTTTTCAGAGACAAGTACCTTCGCGCGTACCTTATATAATATGGGCGTACGTGAAGCGAAGAAGACTGAGCAGGCAGATATTTGTCTGATCAATACTTGTTCGGTTACAGAGGTTGCTGACCATAAGTGTCGCCAAATTATTCATCGTATGGTGCGCCAAAATCCTGGTGCTTTCGTTATTGTAACTGGTTGCTATGCTCAGCTTGAGAGTGCAACAGTGGCAAAGATAGAAGGTGTAGACCTTGTATTGGGTAGTAATGAGAAGGCCGACCTTGTACAGTATCTTAGTGATGCGTGGAATAAGGTAGATACAGATAAAAACAAGGAAACGTCAGAGGGTGAGTATCACTCTGTAAAGACGAAGGATATTAAAAGTTTCCAAGCAAGTTGCTCACGTGGTAATCGCACACGCTACTTCCTAAAGGTGCAAGACGGATGTAATTACTTCTGCACTTATTGTACGATTCCCTTTGCACGTGGATTCTCTCGTAACCCGACCATTCAGTCACTTGTTGCGCAGGCAGAAGAGGCTGCAAGAGAGGGAGGAAAGGAGATTGTGTTGACGGGAGTTAATATAGGTGACTTTGGTAAGACCACAGGTGAGAGCTTCTTAGACCTCGTTAAGGCATTAGATAAGGTAGAGGGAATACAGCGTTTTCGTATTAGTTCGTTGGAACCTGACTTGATCGATGATGAGTTGATAGCGTATTGTGCAGAGTCACGAGCGTTTATGCCACATTTCCATATCCCACTTCAGAGTGGTTCTGACGAGGTGTTGGAGTTGATGCACCGCCGTTATGACACGGCACTCTTTGCTCGTAAGATAAAACTTATTAAGGAAAAGATGCCCGATGCATTTATAGGTGTGGATGTGATGGTAGGTTCTCGTGGTGAACGACCAGAGTATTTTGAGGATTGTTATAACTTCCTTGACTCCCTGCCAGTCACCCAACTCCATGTCTTCCCTTATTCAGAACGACCAGGAACAGCGGCATTGTCAATCCCTTATGTAGTGGATGACCGTGAGAAGAAACACCGTGCACATAAGCTTTTGAAGCTCTCTGATGAGAAGACACGCGCCTTCTATGCAGAGCATATAGGGCAAGAGGCAGACGTCCTCTTTGAGAAAGCGGCACGAGGTAAGGCTATGCACGGCTTTACAGATAACTATATTCGTGTAGAATTATCGCCCGATCAGGCAAAGGAAGAGTATGACAACCAGATTCTTCGAGTACGATTGGGAGAGTTTAATTTCGACCAAAGTTCATTAAAGGCAGAACTCTTATGA
- a CDS encoding exonuclease domain-containing protein — protein MQDFAAIDFETANFERCSVCSVGVVVVRGGEIVDSFYSLIQPEPNYYHWRCTQVHGLTCADTDGAPVFSEVWKQIEPMIEGLPLVAHNAPFDKGCLKASFYTYQMDYPDYEFYDTLKAARQMLPHLPNHQLQTVSSACGYELTDHHHALADAEACAWIAREIL, from the coding sequence ATGCAGGACTTTGCAGCGATTGACTTTGAAACAGCAAACTTTGAGCGGTGTAGTGTATGCTCGGTGGGCGTGGTAGTAGTAAGGGGAGGAGAGATTGTCGATAGCTTCTATTCTCTTATACAGCCCGAACCGAATTATTATCATTGGCGATGTACGCAGGTGCATGGACTGACGTGTGCAGATACTGACGGTGCACCCGTATTCAGTGAGGTGTGGAAGCAGATAGAACCCATGATAGAAGGTCTGCCATTGGTAGCCCACAACGCACCATTTGACAAAGGTTGTTTGAAGGCATCTTTCTATACCTATCAAATGGATTATCCTGATTATGAATTCTATGATACGCTGAAAGCAGCACGTCAGATGCTCCCTCATCTTCCAAACCATCAGTTGCAAACGGTTTCTTCTGCCTGTGGCTATGAGCTAACCGACCACCATCACGCCCTCGCCGATGCGGAAGCTTGTGCGTGGATAGCACGTGAGATTTTGTAA
- the hflX gene encoding GTPase HflX, producing the protein MKEFIISDVKAETAILVGLITKDQDEAKTKEYLDELEFLADTAGAITVKRFTQRVTGPSSVTYVGKGKLEEIRDYIKMMEDEDEPIGMVIFDDELSAKQMRNIEQELGVKILDRTSLILDIFAMRAQTANAKTQVELAQYRYMLPRLQRLWTHLERQGGGSGSGGGKGSVGLRGPGETQLEMDRRIILQRMTLLKQRLAEIDKQKVTQRKNRGRMIRVALVGYTNVGKSTTMNLLAKSEVFAENKLFATLDTTVRKVVVDNLPFLLADTVGFIRKLPTDLVDSFKSTLDEVREADLLLHVVDISHPDFEEQIQVVNQTLSELGCADKPSMIIFNKIDNYHWVEKEEDDLTPATKENITLDELKKTWMAKEHDNCLFISAKEKENIDEFREVLYKKVRELHVQKYPYNDFLYNIEEE; encoded by the coding sequence ATGAAAGAATTTATCATATCTGACGTCAAGGCGGAAACAGCCATCCTTGTTGGTCTTATCACTAAGGACCAAGACGAGGCGAAGACGAAAGAATATCTCGACGAATTAGAGTTCCTCGCTGATACTGCTGGTGCTATCACTGTGAAGCGATTCACACAGAGAGTGACAGGACCAAGTTCTGTTACCTACGTCGGCAAGGGTAAACTGGAAGAGATAAGAGATTACATCAAGATGATGGAGGACGAGGACGAACCTATCGGTATGGTCATCTTCGACGATGAGTTGTCGGCTAAACAGATGCGCAATATCGAGCAGGAACTCGGTGTGAAGATATTAGATCGCACTTCTCTCATCCTCGATATCTTCGCAATGCGTGCTCAGACTGCCAATGCTAAGACACAGGTAGAGTTGGCACAGTACCGCTATATGCTCCCACGTCTGCAACGTCTGTGGACTCACTTGGAGCGTCAGGGCGGTGGTTCTGGCTCTGGTGGTGGTAAAGGTTCGGTAGGTCTGCGTGGTCCGGGTGAGACCCAGTTGGAGATGGACCGCCGTATCATCTTACAGCGTATGACACTCTTGAAGCAAAGGCTTGCTGAGATTGACAAGCAGAAAGTGACACAGCGCAAGAACCGTGGCCGCATGATTCGTGTTGCCTTGGTGGGATACACGAACGTGGGTAAGTCAACAACCATGAATCTCTTGGCAAAGAGTGAGGTGTTTGCAGAGAACAAGCTCTTCGCAACATTGGACACAACCGTGCGCAAGGTCGTTGTTGACAATCTTCCTTTCCTATTAGCTGACACCGTTGGATTTATCCGTAAGTTGCCAACCGACTTGGTTGACTCGTTTAAGTCTACCCTTGATGAGGTGCGCGAAGCCGACCTTCTCTTGCACGTTGTGGACATCTCACATCCAGACTTTGAGGAACAGATACAGGTTGTCAACCAAACTCTGTCTGAACTGGGCTGTGCTGACAAACCATCGATGATTATCTTCAATAAGATTGATAACTATCATTGGGTGGAGAAAGAGGAGGACGACCTCACACCAGCAACCAAAGAGAACATCACTTTGGACGAGCTAAAGAAGACATGGATGGCTAAGGAGCATGACAACTGTCTATTCATTTCAGCCAAGGAAAAGGAGAATATTGACGAGTTCAGAGAGGTACTTTACAAGAAAGTGCGCGAACTCCACGTGCAGAAGTATCCTTACAACGACTTCCTTTACAATATCGAAGAGGAATAA
- a CDS encoding DUF4348 domain-containing protein has protein sequence MRKAFLLIVCVCVAMVAVTTGCTNKKVEGTDSTSQDSTGTEEADTVDSVDSVTEVIAATPMPKAADQLFDDFFFNFIANKKLQSNRIKFPLPVINGTKTTELTRENWKMDYFFRKQGYYTLIFDNEKQMKFSKSTDLDSVIVEKIHLKKGMIEQYWFDHQDGSWKLNQIRNIPFGESYNASFFTFLSRFFANGGKGFVKSPLAYTGPDPNGEETNVVNTTIPAEEWSSFLPELPHDMIYNILYGQKYSESGRRIVTFRGLSNGVETQLIFKLNGKDWRLEKVVAY, from the coding sequence ATGAGAAAAGCTTTTTTACTTATTGTGTGTGTGTGTGTGGCTATGGTGGCTGTTACCACTGGCTGCACTAATAAGAAAGTAGAGGGAACTGATAGTACAAGCCAAGATTCTACAGGTACGGAAGAAGCTGACACTGTCGACAGTGTTGACTCTGTGACAGAAGTGATTGCCGCTACTCCTATGCCTAAGGCAGCAGACCAACTGTTTGATGATTTCTTCTTCAACTTCATTGCTAACAAGAAGCTGCAGAGCAATCGTATCAAGTTTCCACTGCCTGTAATAAATGGTACAAAGACTACTGAACTAACCCGTGAGAACTGGAAGATGGATTATTTCTTCCGTAAGCAGGGTTATTATACGCTTATCTTCGATAATGAGAAGCAGATGAAGTTCTCTAAGTCTACCGATTTGGATAGTGTTATCGTTGAAAAGATACACTTGAAGAAAGGCATGATTGAGCAATATTGGTTTGATCATCAGGATGGTAGCTGGAAGTTGAATCAGATTCGTAACATTCCATTCGGGGAGAGTTATAACGCATCATTCTTCACCTTCCTTTCTCGCTTCTTTGCGAATGGCGGTAAGGGATTTGTGAAGAGTCCATTAGCTTATACTGGTCCAGACCCTAATGGTGAGGAGACAAACGTGGTCAACACCACTATCCCTGCTGAAGAATGGTCATCATTCCTACCAGAACTTCCACACGATATGATTTATAACATCCTCTATGGCCAGAAGTATTCAGAGTCTGGTCGCAGGATTGTCACCTTCCGTGGATTGTCTAACGGAGTCGAAACACAACTCATCTTTAAGCTTAACGGCAAAGACTGGCGCTTAGAGAAAGTTGTAGCTTATTAA
- a CDS encoding entericidin — MKKLVLMFVAIAAISFASCGNNSKPAANADSTADSTVDSLSSDSAANTVAADSTAAADSVK; from the coding sequence ATGAAGAAATTAGTTTTAATGTTCGTAGCTATCGCAGCTATCTCTTTCGCATCTTGTGGTAACAACTCTAAGCCAGCTGCTAACGCTGACTCTACAGCTGATTCAACTGTAGATTCACTCAGCTCTGATTCAGCTGCTAATACTGTTGCTGCTGATTCAACTGCAGCTGCTGACTCTGTTAAGTAA
- a CDS encoding SemiSWEET family transporter yields MTKEKFFSAMGWVGMVTAVLMYVFYLPQIESNLAGNKGSFIQPFMAGVNCTLWVAYGLFKEKRDWPVAIANTPGIIFGFVAAFTAL; encoded by the coding sequence ATGACAAAAGAAAAGTTCTTCTCTGCAATGGGATGGGTTGGTATGGTGACAGCTGTTTTAATGTATGTTTTCTACCTACCACAGATAGAAAGTAACCTCGCAGGCAACAAGGGTTCTTTTATTCAGCCATTTATGGCAGGTGTAAACTGTACCTTATGGGTTGCTTACGGATTGTTTAAGGAGAAGCGTGATTGGCCAGTAGCAATTGCTAACACACCGGGTATCATCTTTGGTTTTGTAGCAGCTTTCACTGCATTGTAA
- a CDS encoding DUF6155 family protein codes for MTKLKLKKHLAVLPKEDVMNLVLSLYDASAEAKMYLEMYLTPDYSDALEKYKKIIRNEFFPARGFSDKPSFATCRKAISDFKKLKADAISLGDLMLYYIELGCEYTMTFGDMWEQYYTTLETNFEKALKHISDHNLEEHFRQRIESMLNSTQCGWGFSDTLWDMYYDYYGCQE; via the coding sequence ATGACCAAATTAAAACTAAAGAAGCATCTGGCAGTACTACCTAAGGAAGACGTAATGAACCTTGTGTTGAGTCTGTATGATGCGAGCGCAGAAGCGAAGATGTATCTGGAAATGTATCTTACACCTGATTATAGCGATGCATTGGAAAAGTACAAAAAGATTATTCGCAATGAATTCTTCCCTGCTCGGGGCTTTTCAGACAAGCCTTCATTTGCAACTTGCCGCAAGGCAATCTCCGACTTCAAGAAGTTGAAGGCTGATGCCATTAGTCTTGGAGATTTAATGCTTTACTATATAGAGTTGGGATGTGAATACACAATGACCTTCGGTGATATGTGGGAACAGTATTATACTACATTAGAAACGAATTTTGAGAAAGCCTTGAAGCATATTTCCGACCATAACCTTGAGGAGCATTTCAGACAGAGAATTGAAAGTATGCTTAATTCAACACAATGTGGTTGGGGTTTTTCCGATACCTTATGGGATATGTACTATGACTATTATGGTTGTCAAGAATGA
- a CDS encoding 3'-5' exonuclease: MEENNYTPSLDKYQIPVVEASQGHHLVLASPGCGKTHILAERIRYARERGVKYEDMLCLTFTNRAAREMTNRIQKVVGGDFSELMVGNVHRFCSKFLFEQGRIPADSAIIDDEEAVSIIADYRNEDEEGVTRDFNRYKGYQTIIFFQHFIYQMEHQHPWKYYLHPESFTDDDREAVKHICTSQKIEYDEQAVVNIYHHAQEYMDEANAPGLDGKTADRIRVLLWKMYYANCYARYKEENHLFDFEDLLLYTYDIYRSDPTCKRYPWIQVDEVQDLNGMQLAIIDLLTAEDNPMVMYLGDEQQAIFSFMGAKVETLTLLKMRCKGNIHHLQRNHRSPKYLLDVFNDYAEKQLKIDRELLPLSDNDTKAKSGDLRIIHSSTIEAEHKDVATEALRLYEQNKEERTAIIVSANSDADRISDAMTEVGLTHFKVSGRDLFDTPDVKLLLVHLSVLSNEHNSIAWTRIMKGVRAFPSHALARRFNWKLKQLALSPSDFLLYPDSCYTAEFLRAYNEEEIVVFDTETTGLSIFQDDIIEIAAIRIKGGEVVGEPLDLYIETDKPISPMLGDKENPMYAIYHKKMATGELLAPIDALQRFLTFVGTSPMLGHNANYDYNILDNNLQRYCNDTMQARENRCFDSLKLIRLLAPSLHSYKLESLLESFQLTGVNSHQAIDDVKATISLVRLCADKAREKQAQQEAFIHHPKVKPFANVLRSNYGERYREAVNRLYQLSTNHEPALVSELSTAYNAFRSDGLINDIPRLDYILRYLRIDMLTDETVANALAPQLSQYVMDINTLKEADFCNSKSILERIYVTTVHKAKGLEFDNVIIFDAADGRYPNAYNKTKQQDEEDARKFYVAMSRAKHRLFIAYALQMVDRHGRVFNRDLTPLMDSIQKYFN; the protein is encoded by the coding sequence ATGGAAGAAAACAATTACACACCAAGTTTAGATAAATACCAGATTCCTGTTGTTGAAGCCAGTCAGGGACATCATCTTGTGTTGGCATCACCGGGATGTGGTAAGACACATATCCTTGCAGAGAGGATAAGATACGCACGAGAAAGAGGTGTGAAGTATGAGGATATGCTTTGTCTGACGTTCACAAATCGTGCTGCAAGGGAGATGACCAACCGTATTCAAAAGGTAGTGGGAGGTGATTTCTCTGAACTAATGGTGGGTAATGTGCATCGTTTTTGTTCTAAGTTCCTTTTTGAACAGGGACGTATACCAGCCGATTCTGCCATTATTGACGACGAAGAGGCGGTGAGTATTATTGCGGATTATCGCAACGAGGACGAAGAAGGAGTGACAAGAGACTTTAATCGATACAAAGGTTATCAGACGATTATCTTCTTTCAGCATTTCATCTATCAGATGGAACACCAGCATCCATGGAAGTATTACCTCCATCCAGAGAGTTTCACGGATGATGATAGAGAAGCTGTAAAGCATATCTGTACCTCACAAAAGATTGAATATGACGAGCAGGCGGTGGTGAATATCTATCATCATGCACAGGAATACATGGACGAAGCGAATGCACCTGGGCTTGACGGGAAGACGGCTGATAGGATTCGTGTACTGCTTTGGAAGATGTATTACGCAAATTGTTACGCCCGATATAAGGAGGAAAATCATCTTTTCGATTTCGAGGATTTGCTTCTCTATACATACGATATCTATCGTTCTGACCCTACCTGCAAGCGTTATCCATGGATACAGGTCGATGAAGTGCAGGATCTTAACGGTATGCAGCTCGCTATCATTGACTTGCTGACAGCAGAGGACAACCCGATGGTGATGTACTTAGGTGACGAACAGCAGGCAATCTTCTCTTTTATGGGGGCAAAAGTGGAAACGCTGACACTGTTGAAGATGCGCTGTAAGGGTAATATACATCACCTACAACGTAATCATCGTTCCCCAAAATATCTACTTGACGTCTTCAATGACTATGCAGAAAAGCAACTGAAGATAGACCGCGAACTACTTCCTCTTTCCGATAATGACACTAAGGCAAAGTCAGGCGACTTGAGAATCATACATAGTAGTACGATTGAAGCAGAACACAAGGATGTTGCCACTGAGGCTCTCCGCCTTTATGAGCAAAATAAGGAAGAGCGTACAGCCATCATCGTTAGTGCCAATTCGGATGCTGATCGTATCAGTGATGCGATGACAGAAGTAGGACTAACTCACTTTAAGGTCTCTGGTCGTGACCTTTTCGATACACCCGATGTCAAGTTGTTGTTGGTACATTTGAGTGTTCTATCCAACGAACATAACTCTATTGCGTGGACACGTATCATGAAAGGTGTGCGTGCCTTCCCTTCTCATGCCCTTGCTCGCCGATTTAATTGGAAGCTAAAGCAGTTGGCACTATCGCCTTCTGATTTTCTACTTTATCCCGATAGCTGTTATACAGCTGAGTTTCTTCGTGCATACAATGAGGAGGAAATCGTTGTATTTGATACTGAGACAACGGGCTTGAGCATCTTTCAAGATGACATCATAGAGATAGCTGCCATCCGAATTAAGGGTGGGGAAGTGGTTGGTGAACCGCTTGATCTCTACATAGAAACCGATAAGCCGATTTCGCCAATGCTCGGTGATAAGGAGAATCCGATGTATGCTATCTATCATAAAAAGATGGCTACTGGCGAATTGCTTGCTCCTATTGATGCGCTACAACGTTTCCTAACATTCGTGGGTACAAGTCCTATGCTCGGCCATAACGCTAACTATGATTATAACATATTGGACAACAATCTGCAACGTTACTGCAATGACACGATGCAGGCACGTGAGAACCGCTGCTTCGACTCGCTCAAACTGATAAGACTATTGGCTCCAAGTCTTCATTCCTACAAGTTAGAGAGCCTTCTTGAAAGCTTTCAGCTGACAGGTGTTAATAGTCATCAGGCGATTGATGATGTGAAAGCAACTATCAGTCTTGTACGCCTCTGTGCTGATAAAGCACGTGAAAAGCAAGCGCAGCAAGAGGCTTTCATTCATCACCCGAAGGTGAAACCCTTTGCTAACGTGCTTCGTAGCAATTATGGTGAACGCTATCGAGAGGCTGTCAACCGACTTTATCAGCTATCAACCAACCATGAACCAGCTCTTGTAAGCGAACTCTCTACTGCTTATAATGCCTTTCGTTCTGATGGTTTAATCAACGACATCCCCCGATTAGACTATATCCTCCGTTACCTCCGCATAGATATGCTGACAGACGAAACGGTTGCTAATGCCCTTGCACCACAGCTCTCACAGTACGTAATGGATATTAATACGCTGAAAGAAGCCGACTTCTGTAATAGTAAAAGTATTCTTGAGCGTATCTATGTGACGACTGTTCATAAGGCAAAGGGGCTGGAGTTTGATAATGTTATCATCTTTGATGCAGCCGATGGACGCTACCCGAACGCCTATAACAAGACGAAACAGCAGGACGAGGAAGACGCTCGTAAATTCTATGTAGCTATGTCGCGTGCTAAACATCGACTGTTCATTGCCTATGCCCTGCAGATGGTCGATCGCCATGGAAGGGTTTTCAACCGTGATTTGACACCCCTAATGGATAGCATTCAAAAGTATTTTAATTAG
- the pheS gene encoding phenylalanine--tRNA ligase subunit alpha: protein MLLDKIEELLKEVSALTAKSADDVEQLRLKYLSKKGEINALMGEFRNVAADQKKVVGMKINELKQSAQNKINELKDQLETSEAQSDDIDLTRTAYPINLGTRHPLTLVKNEIIDIFARMGFTLYQGPEIDDDQHVFTMLNFAADHPARDMQDTFFIERSNTMDVTKNVILRSHTSNDEAHYMSTHEPPIRVLCPGRVYRNEAISARAHCFFHQVEGLYVDKNVSFTDLKQVLLTFAREMFGVDTKIRLRPSYFPFTEPSAEMDISCNICGGEGCGFCKHTGWVEILGCGMVDPHDLEACGIDPNVYTGYAFGMGVERIANLKYRVSDLRLFSENDTRFLREFEGA, encoded by the coding sequence ATGTTATTAGACAAGATAGAAGAACTTCTCAAGGAAGTGAGCGCACTCACGGCTAAGAGTGCTGATGATGTGGAGCAACTCCGTCTGAAATACCTCAGTAAAAAGGGCGAAATCAATGCGTTGATGGGTGAGTTCCGTAATGTGGCAGCCGACCAGAAGAAGGTTGTCGGCATGAAGATTAATGAACTTAAGCAGAGTGCACAGAACAAGATTAACGAACTCAAGGACCAGCTTGAAACAAGCGAGGCACAGAGTGATGATATTGATTTGACTCGTACTGCTTATCCAATCAACCTCGGTACACGTCATCCATTGACGCTTGTAAAGAACGAGATTATTGATATCTTTGCTCGTATGGGTTTCACTCTCTATCAGGGTCCAGAGATTGATGACGATCAGCACGTCTTTACAATGTTGAACTTTGCTGCGGACCACCCTGCACGTGATATGCAAGATACCTTCTTCATTGAGCGTAGCAATACGATGGACGTTACAAAGAATGTCATTCTTCGTAGTCATACTTCTAATGACGAGGCACATTATATGTCTACACACGAACCTCCAATTCGTGTTCTTTGTCCAGGTCGTGTGTATCGTAATGAGGCTATCTCGGCACGTGCACACTGCTTCTTCCATCAGGTTGAGGGTCTTTATGTTGATAAGAATGTAAGCTTTACCGACCTCAAGCAGGTGCTTCTCACCTTTGCTCGTGAGATGTTCGGTGTAGATACAAAGATTCGTCTTCGTCCAAGCTACTTCCCATTTACTGAGCCAAGCGCAGAGATGGATATCAGTTGTAACATCTGTGGCGGTGAAGGCTGTGGCTTCTGTAAGCATACTGGCTGGGTAGAGATTCTTGGTTGTGGTATGGTTGACCCACACGACCTTGAGGCTTGTGGTATTGATCCTAATGTATATACAGGTTATGCCTTCGGTATGGGTGTTGAGCGTATTGCTAACCTCAAGTATCGTGTTAGCGACCTCCGTCTCTTCTCAGAGAACGATACCCGTTTCCTCCGCGAATTTGAAGGTGCATAG
- a CDS encoding MBL fold metallo-hydrolase, with protein sequence MKSSPPFGGVGRGFTFLGTGTSNGVPVLGCSCDVCKSKDPRDNRLRTAALLETANTRIVIDSGPDFRQQMLPQPFRKIDGLLITHIHYDHVGGIDDVRPYCALGDIEVYANANTCDGLRHNFPYCFTENPYPGVPKLNLHSIQPHVSFGIGDIEVMPISVMHGKLPILGYRFGKLAYITDMKTIEEEELSYLQGVETLVVNALRWEPKHHSHQLISEAIDFSRKIGAKRTYLTHLTHKIGLHEEAQKQLPKDVFFAYDGLRIKI encoded by the coding sequence ATAAAGAGCTCCCCTCCCTTCGGAGGGGTCGGGAGAGGCTTTACCTTCCTTGGCACTGGCACATCTAACGGGGTTCCAGTGCTTGGCTGTAGCTGCGATGTTTGTAAGAGTAAGGACCCACGCGACAACCGATTGCGCACTGCAGCATTATTGGAAACAGCAAACACACGCATCGTCATTGACAGCGGTCCTGACTTTCGCCAACAGATGTTGCCACAACCTTTCCGCAAGATTGACGGCTTATTGATTACACATATCCACTATGACCATGTAGGAGGGATTGACGATGTACGCCCATATTGTGCCTTGGGGGATATAGAAGTGTATGCCAACGCTAATACCTGCGATGGTTTACGCCACAACTTTCCTTATTGTTTCACTGAAAACCCTTACCCCGGAGTTCCTAAATTGAATCTTCATAGCATTCAACCTCATGTCTCATTCGGTATAGGTGACATCGAGGTCATGCCTATTTCTGTAATGCACGGGAAGCTACCTATCCTCGGTTATCGCTTTGGCAAACTTGCCTACATAACAGATATGAAAACCATTGAAGAAGAAGAGCTTTCTTATCTCCAAGGTGTTGAGACCTTGGTTGTAAACGCTTTGCGCTGGGAACCTAAGCACCATTCCCACCAACTGATTTCAGAAGCCATAGATTTCAGCCGAAAGATTGGCGCAAAACGCACTTATTTGACCCATCTCACTCATAAAATAGGCTTACACGAAGAAGCACAAAAACAACTCCCAAAAGATGTTTTCTTTGCATACGATGGGTTGAGAATCAAGATATAA
- the murB gene encoding UDP-N-acetylmuramate dehydrogenase: MEAKMKIESNYSLLKHNTFGIEAKCQRFVEYYSVEEAQELVCSLKDEDYPLLILGGGSNLLLTGDFKGTVLHSGISFIEQIDEERVRCGSAYVWDDFVDYCVSHDLYGTENLSIIPGECGASAVQNIGAYGVEAKDLIEEVEAVEIATGEVHHFKNAECEYSYRQSKFKREWRNKYLITSVTYRLSKTYQPKLDYGNIRAALAEQGIENPTAAELRQTITDIRNAKLPDPKIIGNAGSFFMNPIVPKAKYEELAAQYERMPHYTIDDNYEKIPAGWMIEQCGWKGKALGPAGVYEKQALVLVNLGGATGADIVRLYKTIQHDVKEKFGIEIHPEVNTFPN, from the coding sequence ATAGAAGCTAAAATGAAAATAGAGTCTAACTATAGTCTGCTAAAACATAATACCTTCGGCATTGAAGCTAAATGTCAGCGTTTTGTCGAATACTATTCCGTAGAGGAAGCGCAGGAACTTGTGTGCTCGTTAAAGGATGAAGACTATCCATTGCTGATTCTCGGTGGGGGAAGTAACCTTCTACTCACTGGTGATTTCAAGGGAACCGTACTCCACTCTGGCATCTCCTTTATCGAGCAAATCGACGAAGAACGTGTACGTTGTGGCTCTGCTTACGTATGGGATGACTTTGTAGATTACTGTGTTTCTCATGACCTTTATGGTACAGAGAACCTTTCTATTATCCCCGGTGAGTGCGGTGCGAGTGCTGTACAGAATATAGGAGCATACGGTGTAGAAGCCAAAGACCTAATAGAAGAGGTTGAAGCTGTGGAGATAGCCACTGGCGAAGTGCATCATTTCAAGAATGCTGAATGCGAGTATAGCTACCGACAGAGTAAGTTTAAGCGTGAATGGCGTAATAAATACCTCATCACATCAGTGACCTATCGCCTTTCTAAGACTTATCAACCTAAGCTCGACTATGGTAATATTCGTGCGGCATTAGCCGAGCAAGGCATTGAAAACCCTACTGCTGCAGAACTTCGTCAGACGATTACCGACATCCGTAATGCAAAACTTCCCGACCCTAAGATTATTGGTAATGCGGGCAGTTTCTTCATGAATCCTATCGTTCCTAAGGCGAAATACGAGGAGTTGGCAGCGCAATATGAGCGTATGCCTCATTATACCATTGACGATAACTACGAGAAGATTCCAGCCGGTTGGATGATTGAACAATGCGGTTGGAAGGGTAAGGCACTTGGTCCTGCAGGTGTCTACGAGAAGCAAGCCTTGGTATTGGTGAACCTTGGTGGTGCAACAGGTGCTGACATCGTACGCCTTTATAAGACGATACAGCATGATGTAAAGGAGAAGTTTGGGATTGAGATACATCCAGAGGTGAATACTTTTCCCAACTAA